The sequence GGGCGCTTGACGACGATGTGGCTCACTACGCACCAATTCCCTTGCCGGACCGAGATTTTTCGTCCGCCGCCCCGTGTCAGGCGGACGCCGATCGCGAAGCGCGATCCTACTGACAACCGCTGACAACGGTGGGCGGTAGGGTGCCCGTGAGACGCGTGAGCAGTTGCGAATCGCTCCAGGAAAACCTGGGCAATTCGCAACGGTTCGAAGGTGTGCCTCCCCTCAAACCCCGGATGTGACCGCTCGGTCGACCGGCGGAGCGGGTGGCACGGCGCGACCTACACAGGATCTTTACGGGCGGAAGGGTGCTCGGCGGCACCACAGGCCGCCCCACCACCGACGAGGGGGAACAGCAGGTGAGCATGACGGCCTCTGCGCCAGTCGGCGCGACCGGCGGACCGGGCACCGGAGCCCCTTCCGGGGCGGGCATGGGATTCGGCTTCTGCCGGGTCACCATCGTGGCGCCCGACAGCCGTATCGACGTGGCGTTGCCCGACGACGTACCGGTCGCCGACCTGTACCCGGAGATCCTGCGCCTGTCCCAGCAGAGCCCCGCCGAGGGCGCTCCGGTCGGCTACCACCTCGTACGGCGTGACGGCACCGTCCTCGACGGCGCCCGGTCCTTCACCGCGCAACGCATTCTCGACGGCGAATTGCTCACCCTGCGTCCGTTCGCCGAGTCGCTGCCCCCGGCCGTGGTCGACGACGTCTCCGAGGCGGTGGCCTCCGCCGTCACCCGCGACCGGACCCTGTGGAGTGGCGACCTCACCCGTGCCGCCGGTCTCGTCGCGGGTGGCATCTTGCCCGCGCTGCTCGCATTCGTGGCCTGGAGCTCTCAGATCCGCCACGACATGCACAGCCTGCAGGGCGTCATCGCGGGCGTCACGGGCATCCTGCTCATCACCCTCGCGTGCGTACGCGCGCGCGTGTACGACGACCGGGCCTCCGCGGTCGCGCTGGGACTCGGTGCCCTGCCGAACGCCGCCGTGGCCGGTTCCGGACTGCTGTCGCTCTCCGCCGGCCAGGGCATCGGGCGGCTTCAGTTCCTGCTCGCCTGTACGGCGGTCCTCATCGCCTCCGTCGTGCTGACACTGGTGTCGCCAGGCGGCGACGGCCCCTTCGTGGCCTTCGTCTTCGCCTCCGCCATCGGTCTGGTCACCAGCTTCATCGCGATGCTCACCGAACTGAAGCCCATCGAGACAGCCGCCGTCTGCGCCCCGCTCTCCGTGGTGGCGCTGGCCTTCCTGCCGGGGCTGTCCATGCGCTTCGCGCGACTTCCCATCGGGTTCGAGCCGCCCAACCCCTCTCGCGGCGGCTATGACACCGGCGAGCGCGCCCCGCAGGAGCCTGTGGACGTCGAACGTGTCGCCGCCCAGGCCCGGCGCGGCCACGAACTCCTCGTCGGCCTGGTCGGGGGCTGCGCGCTGGTCGCCGTGGGCGCGTCGATCGTCCTCGGCTTCTCCAGCAACACGTGGGCCCAGCTCCTGGCCCTCGCGACCGGCCTGGCGATGCTGATGCGGGCGCACCTGTTCCGTTACACCGCACAGGTCGGCGCGACGCTGGCCGCCGGCCTCGCCGCGATCGTATTCCTCGGTCTCGGGCTCGCGCTGAACCCACCTCGGGGGTATCTGATCGACGCCTTCCAGGGTGACACCACATCCCTCGACATCCGCAGCGTGTGGCTCGCCGCGGCCGTCGGGGCGGCCACCGCTCTCGTCACCGCGATCGCACTGATCACTCCGCGGCGCGGTGTCACGCCCTTCTGGGGACGCTTCCTGGAGATCGCCGAGAGCTTCGTACTGCTCACGCTGATCCCGTTGGCCCTGGCCGTGTTCGACGTGTACGCGCAGGCGCGGGCGATGACCAGCTAGCCGAGGGCTCCTGCGCACCCGTGAAGGTCCCTCGTCACGGAAAAGGGCGGTACGCATGCGTACCGCCCTTCTCGTGTTCCGCTCACTCCGCCGCGAGCCCCCCGTTGTGCGGCATCGGCTTCAGATCGAACTCCCCGTCCCGTGCGCCCAGCACGAACGCCCGCCACTCCGCCTCCGTATACCGCAGCACGGTCGCGTGGTCGAGGGAGGACCGCATCGCGACCGCCCCTTCGGGCAGGTACGCGATCTCGACCCGCTCCTCGTGCTCCTCGGTGCCCGGCGCGCAGTGCCACTCGACACCCGAGATGTCCAGCGCGTACAGCTCGTCGCGCTCGCGCTCCTTGCGCGCCTTGATCTCCGCTTCCGTCTCCGCCATCCCGAAGCGACCCCTTCCCGGCATACGTACGATCGGCACGTTCACCCTAGTGGCCGCCTCCCGCGGACCAGGTCCGTTCCGGAACGCGGGAGAGAGCGCCCGTCACGGCCTGCTACCCTGGTCGACGGCCGTTTGTGTACGCACCCCCGGAGCCCTCGGCTCTGGTGGCCGCGCTCAGCGGATCCCAGCCTCCCGAGTTACGGAAGCTCCCCCGAGATGCAGACCGGGGGCACTCGGCGGCAACCACAGACTATGAGGAGTACGCGTGTCGCTCGACGCCGCTACGAAGAAGCAGATCATCACCGAGTTCGGTCAGAAGGAGGGCGACACCGGCTCCCCCGAGGTCCAGGTCGCCATGCTCTCGCGCCGGATCTCCGACCTGACGGAGCACCTCAAGACCCACAAGCACGACCACCACTCCCGCCGTGGTCTGCTGATCCTGGTCGGTCAGCGTCGTCGCCTGCTGCAGTACCTGGCGAAGAAGGACATCCAGCGCTTCCGTACGCTGGTCGACCGCCTGGGCATCCGCCGCGGTGCGGCGGGCGCCAAGTAGGACGCCATGAAGGGGGCGGTTCCCGGAACGACTCGGGAGCCGCTCCCTTTGCCGTATGCGGGCTGTCGCCCTGCGTACGCAAGCCTTCGTCGTCCATGCGGAAACGTGCGGAGTGTCACTCACGCTTTGTAGTGTGGTAGCACAACGCATCACGGACGACACAGCACGACAAAGAAAGCGAGAAGCGCACCTCGCCGCCGCCGGTCCTCGGTAGTGGCCCCCGGGGGGAAGCGAGCCCCGGGTGCTTCGATCGAAGACCGGCCCGCACAGGACGGCGCGCTTCTCCGTGACCGTCCCCCTGCCACACGGGCAGCCAAGGGACGAAGACGAGGAGAAAACGCTAGTGGAGAACGAGACCCACTACGCCGAGGCCGTCATCGACAACGGCGCCTTCGGCACCCGTACCATCCGTTTCGAGACGGGCCGCCTGGCCAAGCAGGCCGCCGGTTCCGCCGTGGCGTACCTGGACGACGACACCATGGTGCTGTCGGCCACCACCGCCTCCAAGAACCCCAAGGACCAGCTCGACTTCTTCCCGCTGACGGTGGACGTCGAGGAGCGGATGTACGCCGCCGGCAAGATCCCCGGCAGCTTCTTCCGCCGTGAGGGCCGTCCCTCCGAGGACGCGATCCTCACCTGTCGTCTCATCGACCGCCCGCTGCGCCCGTCCTTCAAGAAGGGCCTGCGCAACGAGATCCAGGTCGTCGCGACGATCATGGCCCTCAACCCCGACCACCTGTACGACGTCGTCGCGATCAACGCCGCGTCCGCGTCCACGCAGCTGGCCGGCCTGCCCTTCTCCGGCCCGATCGGCGGCGTCCGCGTCGCGCTGATCCGCGGCCAGTGGGTCGCCTTCCCGACGCACACCGAGCTCGAGGACGCCGTCTTCGACATGGTGGTCGCCGGCCGCGTCCTGGAGGACGGCGACGTCGCGATCATGATGGTCGAGGCGGAGGCCACCGAGGGCACCATCAAGCTGGTCGAGGGCGGCGCCGAGGCGCCGACCGAAGAGGTCGTCGCCGCCGGTCTGGAAGCCGCGAAGCCCTTCATCAAGGTCCTCTGCCGGGCCCAGGCCGACCTGGCGTCCAAGGCCGCCAAGCCGACCGGCGAGTTCCCGATCTTCCTCGACTACCAGGACGACGTCCTGGAGGCCCTCACGGCCGCCGTCCGCCCCGAGCTGGCCCAGGCGCTCACCATCGCCGGCAAGCAGGAGCGCGAGGCCGAGCTGGACCGGGTCAAGGGTCTGGCCGCCGAGAAGCTCCTGCCGGAGTTCGAGGGCCGCGAGAAGGAGATCTCCGCCGCGTACCGCTCGCTCACCAAGCAGCTGGTCCGCGAGCGCGTGATCAAGGAGAAGAAGCGCATCGACGGCCGCGGTGTCACCGACATCCGCACGCTGGCCGCCGAGGTCGAGGCCATCCCGCGGGTGCACGGTTCCGCGGTGTTCGAGCGTGGCGAGACCCAGATCCTGGGCGTCACCACCCTCAACATGCTCCGCATGGAGCAGCAGCTGGACACCCTCTCCCCGGTGACCCGCAAGCGCTACATGCACAACTACAACTTCCCGCCGTACTCCACCGGTGAGACCGGCCGCGTCGGCTCCCCGAAGCGCCGCGAGATCGGCCACGGCGCCCTGGCCGAGCGTGCCCTGGTGCCGGTCCTGCCGACGCGCGAGGAGTTCCCCTACGCGATCCGCCAGGTCTCCGAGGCCCTGAGCTCCAACGGCTCGACGTCCATGGGCTCGGTCTGCGCCTCCACCATGTCGCTGCTGAACGCCGGTGTGCCGCTGAAGGCCCCGGTCGCCGGTATCGCCATGGGCCTGATCTCCCAGGAGATCGAGGGCGAGACGCACTACGTCACCCTCACCGACATCCTCGGTGCGGAGGACGCCTTCGGCGACATGGACTTCAAGGTCGCCGGCACCAAGGAGTTCGTGACCGCCCTCCAGCTCGACACCAAGCTGGACGGCATCCCGGCCTCCGTCCTGGCCGCGGCCCTCAAGCAGGCCCGCGACGCCCGCCTCCACATCCTCGACGTGATGATGGAAGCGATCGACACGCCGGACGAGATGTCCCCGAACGCCCCGCGGATCATCACCGTCAAGATCCCCGTGGACAAGATCGGTGAGGTCATCGGCCCCAAGGGCAAGATGATCAACCAGATCCAGGAGGACACCGGCGCCGAGATCACGATCGAGGACGACGGCACCATCTACATCGGTGCCGCCGACGGCCCGGCCGCCGAGGCCGCCCGCGCCACGATCAACGGCATCGCCAACCCGACGATGCCCGAGGTCGGCGAGCGCTACCTGGGTACGGTCGTGAAGACGACCACCTTCGGTGCGTTCGTCTCCCTGCTGCCCGGCAAGGACGGTCTGCTGCACATCTCGCAGATCCGCAAGCTCGCCGGCGGCAAGCGCGTGGAGAACGTCGAGGACGTCGTCGGCGTGGGCCAGAAGGTCCAGGTCGAGATCGCCGAGATCGACTCCCGCGGCAAGCTCTCCCTCATCCCCGTGATCGAGGGCGAGGAAAGCGACGAGAACAAGAAGGACGACGCCGAGCAGTGACGTCCCGTAGCTCCAAGGCGACGGCCCGCACCTCTTCGGAGGCGCGGGCCGTCGCCCGTACCCAAACGCTCATCAAGGGCATGAACGGCATCGGCACGGTCCGCAAGACCACCCTCCCGGGCGGCCTGCGCATCGTCACCGAGACCCTGCCCTCCGTGCGCTCGGCCACCTTCGGCATCTGGGCGCACGTAGGCTCGCGCGACGAGACGCCGGCTCTGAACGGCGCCACGCACTACCTGGAGCACCTGCTCTTCAAGGGCACCGGCCGCAGGTCCGCCCTGGACATCTCGTCCGCCGTCGACGCGGTCGGCGGCGAGATGAACGCGTTCACGGCGAAGGAGTACACGTGCTACTACGCGCGCGTGCTCGACACCGACCTGCCGCTCGCCATCGACGTCGTCTGCGACATGCTGACCGGCTCGCTCATCCTCGAAGAGGACGTCAACGTCGAGCGCGGCGCGATCCTCGAAGAGATCGCGATGACCGAGGACGACCCGGGCGACTGCGTGCACGACCTGTTCGCGCACACCATGTTCGGCGACAACGCTCTCGGCCGCCCCGTCCTCGGCACCGTCGACACGGTCAACGCCCTCACCGCCGACCGCATCCGCCGCTTCTACAGGAAGCACTACGACCCGACCCATCTGGTCGTCGCCTGCGCCGGCAACATCGACCACAACAAGGTCGTACGACAGGTCCGCGCGGCCTTCGAGAAGGCGGGCGCCTTCAAGAACCTGGACGCGCAGCCCATCGCCCCGCGCGACGGCCGCCGTACGATCCGCACGACGGGCAAGATGGAGCTCATCGGCCGCAAGACCGAGCAGGCGCACGTCGTCCTCGGCATGCCGGGCCTGGCCCGCACGGACGACCGCCGCTGGGCCATGGGCGTGCTCAACACCGCCCTCGGCGGCGGCATGTCCTCCCGCCTCTTCCAGGAGGTCCGGGAGAAGCGCGGCCTGGCCTACAGCGTGTACTCGTACACCTCCGGCTTCGCCGACTGCGGCCTGTTCGGCGTGTACGCCGGCTGCCGCCCCAGCCAGGTGCACGACGTGCTGAGGATCTGCCGCGACGAACTCGACCACGTCGCCCACAACGGCCTCTCCGACGACGAGATCAGCCGCGCGATCGGCCAGCTCCAGGGCTCCACCGTCCTGGGCCTGGAGGACACGGGCGCGCTGATGAACCGTATCGGCAAGAGCGAGCTGTGCTGGGGCGAGCAGATGTCCGTCGACGACATGCTGGCCCGGATAGCGGCGGTCACCCCGGACGAGATCCGCTCGGTCGCCCGCGACATCCTGGGACAGCGCCCGTCGCTGTCGGTCATCGGCCCGCTGAAGGACAAGCAGGCCGCACGGCTGCACGACGCCGTCGCCTGATCACCTCCGCCCTAATCACCTCCGTAAGGAAGCAACAGATGAGCAAGCTGCGCGTGGCGGTCCTCGGCGCCAAGGGCCGGATCGGGGCCGAGGCGGTACGGGCGGTCGAGGCCGCCGAGGACATGGAGCTGGTGGCCGCCCTCGGGCGAGGAGACAAGCTGGAGACGCTGGCCGACACCGGCGCCCAGGTCGCCGTCGAGCTGACCACCCCCGCCTCCGTGATGGGCAACCTCGACTTCTGCGTCCGCCACGGCATCCACGCGGTCGTCGGCACGACGGGCTGGACCGACGATCGCCTCGCGCAGCTGACGGGCTGGCTCGCCCAGTCCCCCGCGACGGGCGTGCTCATCGCGCCGAACTTCTCCATCGGCGCCGTGCTGACCATGAAGTTCGCGCAGATCGCCGCGCCGTACTTCGAGTCGGTCGAGGTCGTCGAGCTGCACCACCCGAACAAGGTGGACGCCCCTTCCGGGACCGCCACGCGCACCGCCCAGCTCATCGCCGAGGCCCGCCGCAAGGCCGGTACGGCCCCGGCACCGGACGCCACGGTCACCGCCCTGGACGGCGCCCGCGGGGCGGACGTGGACGGCGTCCCCGTCCACGCCGTGCGTCTGCGCGGCCTCCTGGCCCACCAGGAGGTGCTGCTCGGCGGGGAGGGCGAGACCCTCACCATCCGCCACGACTCCCTGCACCACAGCAGCTTCATGCCGGGCATCCTGCTCGGCGCCCGCCGCGTGGTGTCGACTCCGGGCCTGACCTTCGGCCTGGAACACTTCCTGGACCTGAGCTGAGACCTGAGGCAAGCCCGAAGACGTCATGCGCGCGAAGATCACCTACCTCGTCACGGCCGCCGTCCTGCTGTTCTACTTCGTCCTGGTCGGCAGCCGCGGCGTCATGCTCATCCAGTCCGGCACGGTCCTCACCGTCACCTTCGGGGTCGCGGTGCTCATCCTGCCGGTCATCGGCCTGTGGTTCCTGTGGAAGAACACCCAGTTCGTCCGCAAGGCCAACCAGCTCGCCACCGAACTCGACGCCGAGGGCGGCCTGCCCGTCGACGAGCTGAAGCGCACCCCGGGCGGCCGTATCGACCGTGACTCGGCCGACGAGGTCTTCGCCAGGCGCAAGGCCGAGACGGAGGCGGCCCCGGACGACTGGCGCAGCTGGTTCCGGCTCGCCGTCGCCTACCACGACGCCCGTGACACCCCGCGCGCCCGCAAGGCCATGCAGCGGGCCATCGCGCTGCACGAGGGCAAACCCGTCCAGGCCTGAGCCGCGCCCCGGCCGGTACGACGAAGGGGCCGGTCCGCACCCGGGCGGACCGGCCCCTTCGGCTTGCCCACACAGGTCAGCCGCGCCGGTACTCCCCGGCCCACGCCTCCACCGTGTCGGCGGCCAGATCGAAGGCCGCCGGACGGTTCAGAAAGTCAAGGTTGTGCGTGGTCAGCAGCGGCGCTGCGCCGTCGGCGGCACGGTCCTTGCGTACGAGCGTCAGGGCCTGCCCCTGAACCGTGCGCGGCAGGCCCAGCCAGCGCACCGGCTGCTGAGCCGTCCGCACCGCGACCACGCGCTGCCAGGGCACCGTACGCGTCGCCAGGAAGCCCACCTGGCGCAGCCCGTGTGCACTCACCCAGACACCCATGCGCAGTATCCGCAGCGCGGCCGTGATGACCGCCAGCGCCACGGCGAGGATCACGCCGGCTGAGGACACCGAGCCGGTCAGGGCGATGAGGACCGCCGCGAACAGCACGAAGGAGGAGAACAGCAGCCACAGGGCCGCCCCGCCCACGCGCCAGGGCCCGGGCCGGTAGGGGCGCCGCCAGCGGTCCCGGTCGTCATGAGGCAGCGGGCTCTCGGATGCCGCCTCGAAGGAGCGGTCGGCCGTCAGGAAGGGCAGGGGCACGGCTGGTCCTCACTGATTCCTTGCGTGGGCTGTGCCCGGTGAGGCTATCCGGCCGGAATCTCGCCCACCACCCTAGGGCGGCCGGAAGAGTCAGCGCCCCTGCGAGGCCTGGGACTGCGGGGCCGGCGTACCGGTCGGCGTGGACATCGCGGGCATGCCGAGGATCACCGAGCCGACCAGCCCGGCAACGATGGTGAGGCCCAGCAGCCAGCGCCCGGCTATCTGGCCGGTGGACGCCCGCCGACGGGGCGGGGGAGCGACATTGCTGCGGAACCTGTCGGCCTCGGCCACAAAGGCGAAGGGCACGGGCTCACGCCTACGGATCATGGGGGTACGTCTCCTTTCGGGAGCGAACATGCGGTCCTCACCGGTACAGACGCTCGAGGGACACAAAAGGTGCCCTTGTCCGAAAAAATCCTCGACAAGGTCACAGGTTCGGGTCTGTCGGAGGGGCCCCGTACAGTGGGCGCGAACCTGAAGAAGTGATGGGAAGGACCCCCGTGACCACCCCCGAGTCACTCACCCTGCGCAGTGACGTCACCGTCGAGCTCGTGAAGTCCAGCGCGTCGGACGCAGATGTCCTCTTCGCCGCCCGCGTCTCGACGCTCGGCGAGCAGTCCCTGGACGAGCTGAAGAAGGACCCCGAGCGCTCCAAGGGCCTGATCAACTACCTGATGCGCGACCGGCACGGCAGCCCGTTCGAGCACAACTCGATGACCTTCTTCATCAGTGCCCCGATCTTCGTCTTCCGCGAGTTCATGCGGCACCGGGTCGGCTGGTCGTACAACGAGGAGTCGGGCCGCTACCGGGAGCTCGAGCCGGTCTTCTACGTCCCCGACGCGTCCCGCAAGCTCGTGCAGGAGGGCCGCCCGGGCAAGTACGTCTTCGTCGAGGGCACCCCGGCCCAGCACGAGACGGTGCGCACCACCCTGGAGGAGTCCTACGCGCAGGCGTACGCGGCCTACCAGAAGCTGCTCGCCGAGGGCGTCGCCCGCGAGGTGGCCCGCGCCGCCCTCCCCGTCGGCCTGTACTCCTCGATGTACGCCACCTGCAACGCCCGCTCCCTGATGCACTTCCTCGGCCTGCGCACCCAGCACGAGCTGGCCAAGGTGCCGTCCTTCCCGCAGCGGGAGATCGAGATGGTGGGCGAGAAGATGGAGGCGGAGTGGGCCAGGCTCATGCCGCTGACCTACGCCGCCTTCAATGCGAACGGCCGTGTGGCCCCGTAACGAAGCCCTGTTCCCCCGCGCGGAACGGATGTGCGCATCGGCCGGGCGAAGTGTCCGTATTGCGGCATTTATGGAAGTTCATCTAGCCTGATCAAACGGACCCGGCACTGCTTGAACCCCCGAGCAGGCAGTGCCGGGCTCCGCATTTGTCCTGACTTTCCGGGCACCCCGAGGGCAGACCACGTATGGAGCACCGAGTAGCGTGTTACCCATGGCTCCGACCTCGACTCCGCAGACCCCCTTCGGGCGGGTCCTCACCGCCATGGTCACGCCCTTCACGGCGGACGGCGCACTCGATCTCGACGGCGCGCAGCGACTCGCCACCCACCTGGTGGACGCGGGCAACGACGGCCTGATCATCAACGGCACCACCGGCGAGTCCCCCACCACCAGTGACGCGGAGAAGTCGGATCTGGTGCGAGCCGTGGTGGAGGCGGTCGGCGACCGCGCCCACGTCGTGGCCGGCGTCGGCACCAACGACACCCACCACAGCATCGGGCTGGCCCGCGAGGCCGAACGCGTCGGAGCCCACGGCCTCCTGGTCGTCACGCCGTACTACAACAAGCCCCCGCAGGAGGGCCTGTACCGGCACTTCACGGCCGTCGCGGACGCCACCGGGCTGCCGGTCATGCTCTACGACATCCCCGGCCGCAGCGGCGTCCCGATCAACACCGAGACGCTCGTCCGCCTCGCCGAGCACCCCCGGATCGTCGCCAACAAGGACGCCAAGGGCGACCTCGGCCGCGCCAGCTGGGCCATCGCCCAGTCCGGCCTCGCCTGGTACTCCGGCGACGACATGCTGAACCTGCCCCTGCTCTCGGTGGGCGCGGTCGGCTTCGTCTCGGTCGTCGGTCACGTCGTCACCCCCGACCTGCGCGCCCTCGTCGACGCGTACACCGCGGGCGACGTCGTCAAGGCCACCGAGATCCACCAGAAGCTGCTCCCGGTCTACACCGGCATGTTCCGCACCCAGGGCGTCATGACCACCAAGGCCGCGCTCGCCCTCCAGGGCCTGCCCGCCGGACCCTTGCGCGCCCCCATGGTCGAGTGCTCGCCCGAGGAGATCTCCCAGCTCAAGATCGATCTTGCCGCCGGCGGGGTACAGCTCTGACAACAGACTTGGCACCACCCGAGCTTCACAACTGAATCGACAACCGCATACGCAGGCCACCGGTGCCTGAACCCCACAACGACAACTGCTTCTGCACGAACGTCATGCGCGCCACGTGCCCGACCGGTACGTGGCGCGCATGGTGAGGAGAGTCTTTTGAGTCATCCGCATCCTGAACTCGGCTCGCCGCCGCCGCTGCCCGCGGGAGGCCTGCGGGTCACCCCGCTCGGCGGTCTCGGCGAAATCGGCCGGAACATGACGGTCTTCGAGTACGGCGGCCGCCTGCTGATCGTCGACTGCGGAGTGCTCTTCCCCGAGGAGGAGCAGCCTGGAATCGACCTGATCCTGCCGGACTTCTCGTCCATCCGGGACCGCCTCGACGACATCGAGGGCATCGTCCTCACCCATGGCCACGAGGACCACATCGGCGGTGTCCCCTTCCTGCTCCGCGAGAAGCCGGACATCCCGCTGATCGGCTCCAAGCTGACCCTGGCCCTCATCGAGGCCAAGCTCCAGGAGCACCGGATCCGCCCGTACACCCTGGAGGTGGCGGAGGGGAACCGCGAGCGCATCGGCCCCTTCGACTGCGAGTTCATCGCGGTCAACCACTCCATCCCGGACGCCCTGGCGGTCGCCATCCGCACCCCCGCCGGCATGGTGGTGCACACCGGCGACTTCAAGATGGACCAGCTCCCGCTGGACAACCGCCTCACCGACCTGCACGCGTTCGCCCGGCTGAGCGAGGAGGGCATCGACCTCCTGCTCACCGACTCCACGAACGCCGAGGTCCCGGGCTTCACCCCGCACGAGCGGGACATCTCCAACGTGCTGCGCCAGGTCTTCGCCGGCGCCCGCAAGCGGATCATCGTGGCGAGCTTCGCCAGCCACGTCCACCGCATCCAGCAGATCCTGGACGCGGCCCACGAGTACGGCCGCCGCGTCGCCTTCGTCGGCCGTTCCATGGTCCGCAACATGGGCATCGCCCGCGACCTCGGCTATCTGAAGGTCCCGCCGGGCCTGGTGGTCGACGTCAAGACGCTCGACGACCTGCCGGACCACGAGGTGGTCCTGGTCTGCACGGGCTCCCAGGGCGAGCCGATGGCGGCCCTGTCCCGCATGGCCAACCGCGACCACCAGATCCGGATCGTCGAGGGCGACACGGTCATCCTGGCCTCGTCGCTCATCCCCGGAAACGAGAACGCGGTCTACCGCGTGATCAACGGCCTCACCCGCTGGGGCGCCAACGTCGTCCACAAGGGCAACGCCAAGGTGCACGTTTCCGGCCACGCCTCCGCGGGCGAGCTGCTGTACTTCTACAACATCTGCCGCCCGAGGAACCTGATGCCGGTCCACGGCGAATGGCGTCACCTGCGCGCCAACGCCGAGCTGGGCGCGCTGACGGGCGTCCCGCACGACCGGATCGTCATCGCCGAGGACGGCGTGGCGGTGGACCTGATCGAGGGCAAGGCGAAGATCTCCGGCAAGGTCCAGGCCGGTTACGTCTACGTCGACGGCCTCTCCGTCGGCGGTGTCGGCGAGCCGGCCCTGAAGGACCGCAAGATCCTCGGTGACGAGGGCATCATCTCGGTCTTCGTCGTGGTGGACGCCTCCACCGGCAAGATCACGGGTGGCCCGCACATCCAGGCGCGCGGTTCCGGCATCGAGGACTCGGCCTTCGCCGACG is a genomic window of Streptomyces griseochromogenes containing:
- the eccD gene encoding type VII secretion integral membrane protein EccD, which gives rise to MTASAPVGATGGPGTGAPSGAGMGFGFCRVTIVAPDSRIDVALPDDVPVADLYPEILRLSQQSPAEGAPVGYHLVRRDGTVLDGARSFTAQRILDGELLTLRPFAESLPPAVVDDVSEAVASAVTRDRTLWSGDLTRAAGLVAGGILPALLAFVAWSSQIRHDMHSLQGVIAGVTGILLITLACVRARVYDDRASAVALGLGALPNAAVAGSGLLSLSAGQGIGRLQFLLACTAVLIASVVLTLVSPGGDGPFVAFVFASAIGLVTSFIAMLTELKPIETAAVCAPLSVVALAFLPGLSMRFARLPIGFEPPNPSRGGYDTGERAPQEPVDVERVAAQARRGHELLVGLVGGCALVAVGASIVLGFSSNTWAQLLALATGLAMLMRAHLFRYTAQVGATLAAGLAAIVFLGLGLALNPPRGYLIDAFQGDTTSLDIRSVWLAAAVGAATALVTAIALITPRRGVTPFWGRFLEIAESFVLLTLIPLALAVFDVYAQARAMTS
- a CDS encoding DUF397 domain-containing protein; its protein translation is MAETEAEIKARKERERDELYALDISGVEWHCAPGTEEHEERVEIAYLPEGAVAMRSSLDHATVLRYTEAEWRAFVLGARDGEFDLKPMPHNGGLAAE
- the rpsO gene encoding 30S ribosomal protein S15, with translation MSLDAATKKQIITEFGQKEGDTGSPEVQVAMLSRRISDLTEHLKTHKHDHHSRRGLLILVGQRRRLLQYLAKKDIQRFRTLVDRLGIRRGAAGAK
- a CDS encoding polyribonucleotide nucleotidyltransferase; its protein translation is MENETHYAEAVIDNGAFGTRTIRFETGRLAKQAAGSAVAYLDDDTMVLSATTASKNPKDQLDFFPLTVDVEERMYAAGKIPGSFFRREGRPSEDAILTCRLIDRPLRPSFKKGLRNEIQVVATIMALNPDHLYDVVAINAASASTQLAGLPFSGPIGGVRVALIRGQWVAFPTHTELEDAVFDMVVAGRVLEDGDVAIMMVEAEATEGTIKLVEGGAEAPTEEVVAAGLEAAKPFIKVLCRAQADLASKAAKPTGEFPIFLDYQDDVLEALTAAVRPELAQALTIAGKQEREAELDRVKGLAAEKLLPEFEGREKEISAAYRSLTKQLVRERVIKEKKRIDGRGVTDIRTLAAEVEAIPRVHGSAVFERGETQILGVTTLNMLRMEQQLDTLSPVTRKRYMHNYNFPPYSTGETGRVGSPKRREIGHGALAERALVPVLPTREEFPYAIRQVSEALSSNGSTSMGSVCASTMSLLNAGVPLKAPVAGIAMGLISQEIEGETHYVTLTDILGAEDAFGDMDFKVAGTKEFVTALQLDTKLDGIPASVLAAALKQARDARLHILDVMMEAIDTPDEMSPNAPRIITVKIPVDKIGEVIGPKGKMINQIQEDTGAEITIEDDGTIYIGAADGPAAEAARATINGIANPTMPEVGERYLGTVVKTTTFGAFVSLLPGKDGLLHISQIRKLAGGKRVENVEDVVGVGQKVQVEIAEIDSRGKLSLIPVIEGEESDENKKDDAEQ
- a CDS encoding M16 family metallopeptidase, giving the protein MTSRSSKATARTSSEARAVARTQTLIKGMNGIGTVRKTTLPGGLRIVTETLPSVRSATFGIWAHVGSRDETPALNGATHYLEHLLFKGTGRRSALDISSAVDAVGGEMNAFTAKEYTCYYARVLDTDLPLAIDVVCDMLTGSLILEEDVNVERGAILEEIAMTEDDPGDCVHDLFAHTMFGDNALGRPVLGTVDTVNALTADRIRRFYRKHYDPTHLVVACAGNIDHNKVVRQVRAAFEKAGAFKNLDAQPIAPRDGRRTIRTTGKMELIGRKTEQAHVVLGMPGLARTDDRRWAMGVLNTALGGGMSSRLFQEVREKRGLAYSVYSYTSGFADCGLFGVYAGCRPSQVHDVLRICRDELDHVAHNGLSDDEISRAIGQLQGSTVLGLEDTGALMNRIGKSELCWGEQMSVDDMLARIAAVTPDEIRSVARDILGQRPSLSVIGPLKDKQAARLHDAVA
- the dapB gene encoding 4-hydroxy-tetrahydrodipicolinate reductase produces the protein MSKLRVAVLGAKGRIGAEAVRAVEAAEDMELVAALGRGDKLETLADTGAQVAVELTTPASVMGNLDFCVRHGIHAVVGTTGWTDDRLAQLTGWLAQSPATGVLIAPNFSIGAVLTMKFAQIAAPYFESVEVVELHHPNKVDAPSGTATRTAQLIAEARRKAGTAPAPDATVTALDGARGADVDGVPVHAVRLRGLLAHQEVLLGGEGETLTIRHDSLHHSSFMPGILLGARRVVSTPGLTFGLEHFLDLS
- a CDS encoding tetratricopeptide repeat protein, coding for MRAKITYLVTAAVLLFYFVLVGSRGVMLIQSGTVLTVTFGVAVLILPVIGLWFLWKNTQFVRKANQLATELDAEGGLPVDELKRTPGGRIDRDSADEVFARRKAETEAAPDDWRSWFRLAVAYHDARDTPRARKAMQRAIALHEGKPVQA
- the thyX gene encoding FAD-dependent thymidylate synthase produces the protein MGRTPVTTPESLTLRSDVTVELVKSSASDADVLFAARVSTLGEQSLDELKKDPERSKGLINYLMRDRHGSPFEHNSMTFFISAPIFVFREFMRHRVGWSYNEESGRYRELEPVFYVPDASRKLVQEGRPGKYVFVEGTPAQHETVRTTLEESYAQAYAAYQKLLAEGVAREVARAALPVGLYSSMYATCNARSLMHFLGLRTQHELAKVPSFPQREIEMVGEKMEAEWARLMPLTYAAFNANGRVAP